The following proteins are encoded in a genomic region of Labeo rohita strain BAU-BD-2019 chromosome 5, IGBB_LRoh.1.0, whole genome shotgun sequence:
- the nol6 gene encoding nucleolar protein 6, with protein sequence MKKIKESTETKAEDQMEVSDNSKDEEEKSEKQSKDSKRKAKENVSDDGVLRPVKLSKKELYKAPTVEELNQLKEAETLFHCSILKMQMEELLKEVALSEHRKNLVDTFVQQVTDYLQCVPESEVVEMDDISWLVGVEVPLFLVPPTAKGKFHMEPPASVDLVGSYPLGTCIKPKVFVDLAVTIPTSILHPMDAINQRYPRKRALYLAGLARHLSFAEFVGSLRYSCLHGNRLRPVLLLKPPGKDSSKVTLRIHVIPPPDFLKPSRFHPQKNNIRTEWFTGVAKEQQESSEPPTPHYNSTVLGDHLPLSHLQFLSAISAQCPAFGEGVALFKVWLRQRELDQGAGCFCGFHASMLMAYLLSTHKVGKTMNPYQLLRNALHFLASTDLTENGITLCKNPDSKAPSVPEFHAAFSVVFVDPSGHLNLLADMTAFTYKQIQHEASLSLKFWDDPTVDGFQALLMTPKSILRTYDQVFKLVDMVKLQSSCKKLLLLNELMDRSGNYVLTALPFILSLLQRGLGERIHLLVHSLPQDTEWLVGSAPPKHKDQPPLTIGLLLNLEHAFCVLERGPPADNPKAAEFRQLWGFRSELRRFQDGGITEAVLWSGNSNCQRRFIPMMIITHLLKLHADIPESCITFVGGQLDMVIRVGEKDQTTGEEESLEVVQSYDDLSKKLWQLDGLPLSITAVQGAHQALRYTQVFPPVPVKLDYWFFDKKKGGLGVVPKESKPCPYYITPIKVIVHMEGSGKWPSEPKAIRRVKAAFHICLKELLGKQHNFKCHATPNYVDVWKDGLVFRIQVAYHREPLLLRERLTPEGMLIYRDNAEAQALELETLHKPFLTSTLHGLQQQNGSFGVVCRLAKRWLASQFLLEDIREEAADLLVASLFLHPAPFTPPSSPQVGFLRFLHLLSTFDWKNNPLIVNLNGKLTAAEHTDIKNDFVASRESLPAMFIVTPNDKKVSVWTKEAPSVQMLQRAVMLAAESLRVLETELNSGEQQDMRVVFRPPLEAYDVLIHLSPKQVPLFPKAVDRATYTFNRGTSEGKALVSGGALPVIDYDPVRLYLSELREAFGDLALFFYDPYGGTVIAVLWKPAAFEPKPFKASLMNARRVEVNGDVVTTVPNVEAILQDFRIIGEGLVKSLELRTEKWVV encoded by the exons atgaagAAGATAAAGGAATCCACTGAAACTAAAGCTGAAGATCAG ATGGAGGTATCAGATAACTCTAAGGATGAAGAAGAAAAGAGTGAAAAACAGTCTAAGGACTCCAAACGAAAAGCGAAGGAAAATGTGTCAGATGATGGGGTCTTACGACCAGTCAAGCTGTCCAAAAAAGAGCTGTACAAAGCCCCAACGGTGGAAGAACTCAACCAGCTTAAAGAAGCAGAGACTCTCTTCCACTGCAGCATATTGAAAATGCAG ATGGAGGAACTGCTGAAAGAAGTGGCCCTTAGTGAGCACAGGAAGAACCTGGTGGACACCTTTGTGCAGCAGGTCACCGATTACTTGCAGTGTGTTCCCGAATCTGAAGTTGTGGAG ATGGATGATATTTCATGGTTGGTGGGTGTTGAAGTCCCATTGTTCCTCGTTCCACCGACAGCAAAAGGCAAATTTCACATGGAGCCTCCGGCATCAGTCGACCTGGTGGGCAGTTATCCACTGGGCACGTGTATCAAACCCAAAGTTTTTGTGGACTTGGCTGTTACCATTCCAACT TCTATTTTGCACCCAATGGATGCCATTAACCAGCGATACCCTCGAAAGCGAGCGCTATATCTGGCTGGCTTGGCACGGCACCTCTCCTTCGCAGAGTTTGTGGGTTCACTGCGATACTCTTGTCTTCATGGCAACCGGCTTCGCCCAGTGCTGCTACTCAAACCCCCAG GTAAAGACAGCAGTAAGGTGACGTTACGGATTCATGTAATTCCCCCACCGGACTTCCTCAAACCTAGCCGCTTCCATCCTCAGAAGAACAACATAAGGACTGAGTGGTTTACTGGCGTTGCCAAAGAGCAGCAAG AGAGCAGTGAGCCCCCAACTCCTCATTATAACAGCACAGTTCTTGGAGATCATCTCCCGCTGTCACATCTTCAGTTCCTGTCAGCCATCAGCGCACAGTGTCCTGCTTTTGGAGAGGGTGTGGCTCTCTTCAAAGTGTGGCTGAGACAACGAGAACTAGACCAG GGTGCAGGTTGTTTCTGTGGCTTCCATGCGTCAATGTTAATGGCTTATCTTCTGTCCACACACAAAGTGGGAAAAACTATGAATCCCTACCAGCTGTTGAGGAATGCACTGCACTTCTTGG CATCCACAGATCTGACAGAGAATGGTATCACCTTGTGCAAAAACCCAGACTCAAAAGCG CCTTCAGTGCCGGAATTCCATGCGGCATTCTCTGTGGTATTTGTGGATCCCTCTGGGCATCTCAATCTGCTTGCAGACATGACCGCTTTTACCTACAAACAG ATCCAGCATGAGGCATCACTCTCTCTGAAGTTCTGGGATGATCCAACAGTAGATGGCTTCCAGGCTCTGCTCATGACGCCCAAATCCATTCTCCGAACATATGATCAAGTCTTTAA ACTGGTTGACATGGTGAAATTGCAGAGCTCCTGTAAGAAGCTTTTACTCCTCAATGAGCTCATGGACCGCAGCGGGAACTATGTGCTCACTGCACTTCCCTTCATTTTGTCCCTCTTGCAGCGAGGGCTTGGAGAAAGGATCCACCTTCTGGTACACTCACTCCCTCAAGACACAGAG TGGTTGGTGGGCAGCGCACCTCCTAAGCACAAGGACCAGCCGCCTCTAACCATTGGTTTGCTGCTGAACCTTGAACATGCTTTCTGTGTTCTCGAGAGAGGACCACCAGCAGATAACCCTAAG GCAGCTGAGTTCCGGCAGCTGTGGGGCTTTCGCTCAGAGTTGCGGCGCTTCCAGGATGGAGGCATCACTGAGGCAGTGCTGTGGTCAGGCAACTCCAACTGTCAAAGGAGATTCATTCCAATGATGATCATTACTCACCTGCTAAAACT TCATGCAGATATTCCTGAATCATGCATCACATTTGTTGGTGGACAGCTGGATATGGTCATCAGAGTTGGTGAAAAG GACCAGACCACAGGAGAGGAGGAGAGTCTGGAGGTGGTTCAGTCTTATGATGATCTGAGCAAGAAGCTCTGGCAGTTGGATGGTCTGCCGCTGTCTATCACTGCAGTGCAGGGTGCCCACCAGGCCTTAAGATACACACAG GTTTTCCCACCAGTTCCTGTGAAGCTGGACTATTGGTTTTTTGACAAAAAGAAAGGTGGTCTTGGAGTAGTACCAAAGGAGAGCAAACCTTGCCCTTATTACATCACGCCTATTAAAG TCATTGTTCATATGGAGGGAAGTGGAAAATGGCCCAGTGAGCCCAAGGCAATACGCCGTGTTAAAGCGGCCTTTCACATCTGCTTGAAAGAACTGCTGGGCAAACAACACAATTTCAAATGTCATGCCACACCCAACTATGTGGATGTGTGGAAG GATGGGCTAGTCTTCCGAATCCAGGTGGCGTATCACAGAGAACCGCTGCTCCTGAGAGAAAGGCTGACCCCTGAGGGAATGCTGATCTACAGGGACAATGCCGAGGCCCAGGCACTTGAGCTGGAGACCCTGCACAAACCTTTCCTAACCAGCACCTTGCATGG GCTCCAGCAGCAGAATGGGTCTTTTGGTGTCGTGTGCCGCCTGGCTAAACGCTGGTTGGCATCTCAGTTCCTGTTGGAGGATATCCGAGAGGAAGCAGCTGATCTGCTGGTGGCTTCACTCTTCCTACATCCTGCTCCCTTCACTCCACCAAG CTCACCTCAGGTGGGGTTCCTTCGCTTCCTTCATTTGCTTTCCACGTTTGACTGGAAAAACAATCCCCTGATAGTCAACCTCAATGGGAAACTCACAG CTGCTGAACACACAGATATAAAGAATGACTTTGTGGCCTCTAGAGAATCTCTTCCCGCCATGTTCATAGTCACTCCCAATGACAAGAAAGTGTCCGTTTGGACTAAAGAAGCTCCTTCTGTGCAG ATGCTCCAGCGTGCCGTCATGTTGGCGGCAGAGAGTCTACGTGTTTTAGAGACTGAGCTCAACTCCGGCGAACAGCAAGACATGCGG GTGGTATTTCGACCTCCTCTGGAGGCTTATGATGTCTTGATCCACCTCAGTCCAAAGCAGGTTCCTCTCTTTCCTAAAGCTGTGGATCGTGCTACCTATACCTTCAACCGAGGAACCTCTGAAGGAAAAGCATTAGTGTCAGGAGGAGCTCTGCCAGTCATAGACTACGATCCGGTCCGATTGTATCTTTCTGAACTCAGg GAAGCATTTGGAGATCTGGCTCTATTTTTCTATGACCCGTATGGTGGAACCGTGATCGCCGTACTGTGGAAGCCAGCTGCCTTTGAGCCCAAACCCTTTAAG GCGTCCTTAATGAATGCCCGCCGGGTGGAGGTGAATGGCGACGTGGTAACCACCGTGCCAAACGTAGAGGCCATCCTTCAGGATTTCCGCATCATCGGAGAGGGTCTCGTCAAATCTTTGGAACTTAGAACAGAAAAATGGGTTGTGTAG